The genomic window CGAACCCGACGAAACGGTCGCCCACCGCCTCGATCCCCGGACCAAACTGGCGGTCCAGATCGGGTTCGCCGCCACCGCGCTGGCACACACGACGCCGCGGGCGCTGCTCGTCCTCTCCGCGCTGACCGCGATTGCGGTGGCCGCGGCGAACGTCCCGCTTCGCCGCACCCTCGTCGCCTACCGCTTCGCCCTGCTCGTCCTCGCGCTCGCACCCCTGATCGCGGGGGCCACGTTCGGCCCGCCCTGGATCGATCGATCGGACGCCCTCGCGTCGGGGCTTGCGAGCTACCGGGTCCTACTTATCCTCCTCGTCAGCGCGGCCTACGTGCGTTCGACGCCGGTTCGAGACTCTCGAGCGGCGATCCAGCGGACGGTTCCCGGAAAGCCGGGCCAGATACTCGGCATCGGCGTCGCGCTCGTCTTTCGGTTCCTCCCGGTGCTTCGGGGCGACCTCCGGACGATCCGCGAGGCGATGGCCGCTCGGCTGGGAACCGAACGCGGCGCGGTCGACCGCGCCGGGACGACCGCTATCCTCGGGCTGACGCGGGCGTTCGACCGAGCGGATCGCCTCTCGCTCGCGCTGCAAGCGCGGTGTTTCGCGTGGAACCCCACGCTCCCGCCGCTTTCCTTCTCGCGGGCCGACTACCCCGTCCTCGTTCTCGCCGTCGTCCTCGCGCTGTCGACGTTTTACTGACTGCGGGCGCTCGGTTCCGAACTGCGTGTGCCGGTCTCGAATCGCTTAAAGCGAATCTCTGTGTAACTCGATCGACTTCTCCGCCGTCGTACTCGAAGCCCCTGTCGTTCCAACTCAGCATAGTATCACAGAATTTTCGTTCATCACCATTTGCTATCGCCATATTTGGTTTATCGCCGTTATCGGCAGCTCTCCCGTACTCGCAGACGAGACGGCAAAGCCGGGCTTACTCCCCAAATCACCCACAGACTAACAGTTGCGCTCGTCGCCGTCCTGTTCGAGTGCCGTCTCACGCGAGACGAAACCGAGACTCGAGCGGTGGCTCTCGTACCGATCACGATAGCCCACCCCTCATTGCAACGGATCTCGACGAAAGCAGACCGGCTACCGACTCACAGGGCCGGCTACTGAGGTGAACGTCGAAGTGCCGGTAGGCCGGTGGAGGGAATGGTAAACCACGGTCACAGCCACGTGAAACTGCTCCCTGATTCAAATCTTCCAGGGCTTGCTGTGCCCCTCATGGATGTTCGTCGCAAGAGGCAAGCCATGAGAATGAGCTTTGAACCTGCGGTTCGGACTGTGTGAAGACGTATTTCTGCAGGAAGTTTAGAGACCCGCAGGTAGAAGCTTTGAAACTGAGGAGTGAAGCCGGTGGAGGGATTTGAACCCTCGACCTAATCCTTACGAAGGATTCGCTCTGCCAGTCTGAGCTACACCGGCACGTCGCTTCGAGTGCGTTTATTCGTAGGGCCGATATTGGCCATAAGGGTTGCGAATCGATCCGGTCGTGTGAGGGCGTTACGCGTCTCGAGAACCGAGCCCTGAGACCCGGTTATCGCTCGAGTCGCACGTCCAGACAGACGTTCAGTTCGTGCGGGGCGTACGACCGGACCGTGTGGCGGGTTTCGACGGTGACCTCGTAGTCGGGGTCGGCCGCCGCGCGGATCGCGCGTTCGCCCGGGCCGAAGGGGTCGTCCTCGTGTTGGATATCGTAATAGTGGATCGTACAGTCGTCGCCGGCGAGGGTAACGGCCGACTCGAGGAAGTCGTCGGCGCTGTGCGGGAGGTTCATCACGATCCGATCAGCCCAGTTCTCGTACTCGGTGGTGACTGTCCGAACGTCGTCGTTGATAGCGGTCACGCGGTCCTCGACCCCGTTTCGGCGCGCGTTCTCGCGGAGGTAGTCGACGGCCTCGGGGTTGATATCGACGCCGACGCACTCCGCGCCGCGTTTGGCGAAGGGGACGACGAACGGGCCGACGCCCGCGAACATGTCGAAGGCGTGCTCGTCCGCCGTCACCTGTTCTGCCACGCGGTGGCGCTCAGTCGCGAGCCGCGGCGAGAAGTACACGTCGGAGAGGTCCAACAGGAACTCACACCCGTACTCGCGGTGGACGACTTCGGTGTTCTCGCCCGCGAGCAGCTCCCAGTCCCGGACCCGCGTCTCGCCTTTGACCTTCGAGGCCTTGTTCAACACCGTTTCGACGGGGAGATCGGACTCGAGGATGGCGTCGGCGATCGCCCGCGCACGGTCGGGATCGTCTTCGTCGATGAGCGCGGCTCGCCCGAGTCGCTCGTAGGTGGGCTCGAACGCGAGGAGATCCGCGGGCGTGGTTTGGCTCTCGCGCTCGGCGACCGTCCGCGGGACGATTTCGGGAGCCTCGAGGACATCACTGACACCGTCGGGATCGGCGATCGGAATGTAGATCCGGCTGTCCTCGACAGCGATTTCGTACCCGTCGTCGATCAGGTCCGCGTCGGCCAGCGCCGCACGCGTCGCTTCGCCGTGTTCGAGCGCGACGCGGACACACGGAACTTCCATATCCGAACTGGCCGGCGGGCCGCCGTAACGCTGACGTTTTCGCGGGGACGCTCGAGGCTACTCACTTCAAATAAATCGATAGTCGCTATATCGAATGTGGATGCTCAGTGAACTCGCCGACCCGGATGCTCGTGTCGTATCGAGACGGTCGTTCAGCCGCTCGCCGATGAGTCAACCGAAATCGCGGCCATCAGCCGCGACTCCGATGAGATTGAGACGCGATCTGAATCGGTGCTAGTCTTCCGTACCGTTTAGTACAGAAGATATCAGTAATTAATCAATTTATATTCCATCGGTGCGTTGTCCGGATGCAGAATGGACGAATACACGCTCGAGGTTCCCGCAATGACGTGTGAAGGCTGTGAGATAGTGATCACCGGCGCGGTGACGGCGGTGCCCGGAGTAGGCCGGGTCGAGGCCGACGCCGAGGCTGGTCGGGTAACGATCGACGGGGATCCGTCGGCGGAACCCCGTGTCCGTAACGCGATCGAGGAAGCCGGCTACGACGTTCCCGAATAATGCCGTCGCGACTCGTCTGTCGGTCAAGACGGCTGCTTCGTCGTTCCCGCGACGAACTACGGTCGGTGACCCGTTCCGCCCTCGGGCAGGTGATCACCGGATGAGTGCGTCGCTCCGGTCCGGGATCGAACGGGCGACCGGTCTCGTCTCCGTCGATCTCGATCGAACGACCGCCGTCGTTGCGGCCATGTTCGCTCTCGATGCGCTCTGGTGGCTGCTGTTGTACGGCGGCCACGTCCCGATGCCGGGAATGGGCTGGCTGATGACGGACGCCGGAATCCCGATGGCCGCGCCCGGGGCAATGGAGCGCGCCGCCTTCCACGTCGGGACGCTCAAGGCGGTACTCGGGTACGCCGTCGTGTGGGGCGTGATGATGTGGGCCATGATGCAGCCGGCGATGACGCGGTTCACCCGATCGTACGCCGCCGCGTATCAGGGGTCGGCTATCGGCGCGACGCGGGCGCTCGTCGCGTTTCTCGGCGGGTACTACGCCGTCTGGATGGCGTCCGCCGTCGTACCGCTCCTGTATGACGGAATCCTTCCGGGCGGGATTTACGGGTTCACCCGTGCACACACCCACGCCGTCATCGGCGGCGTCCTCGTCCTCACCGGGCTCTACCAGTGCTCGAGTTTCAAACGGTCGTACCTGCGGACGTGCTGTGCGAACGTCCCGGCCCATCTCGACGGCGTACTGCGAGCGGTCCGGGAGGGCCTGTATCACGGCATTCGCTGCGTCTGCACCTGCTTCGGCCTCTTCTTCCTGGTGATGATCGTCGTCGGCGAGATGAACCTCGTCTGGATGGTCGCGCTGACCGGCGTCGTCACGATCGAGCGTCTCCCGTCGTGGGGCGAGGAGATCGCCGTCGGGACCGGCCTCGTCTCTCTCGTCGCGGGCGTGATCGTGCTGATAATCCGACCGGCACTCCCGCTCGCTTTCACCCTCTGATGGGCCGTCCGCGGTGCCGTCTCGAGTCGCGGCCCGCTGCCGTGACTCGGCGAGAACAGTGTCGATCGGAACGCGGCCGTCGAGAGCATTTTCCGTTCGGCACGCGTACTCGCTCGCGATGAGCGTGCGAACGCGGCTCACGACCGTCGAGACGGTTTACGAGAGTCGGTCGTGGCTGTTCACGATTCGAGACCAGTACGGCGAACCGGACGAGGTGATCCTCGTTCCCTGCGAAGACAGTGTTGAGGACGGTTCGACGAGCAGTCGGCCTGCGGCCAACGACACCGGAAGGCGCTCCGCGCCTTCCGAGCCCTCGGTCGCTGACGCTCCCGACGGCGGCGTTGAGGCCTGGATCAACCGCTGTACCCACGAGTCCCAGCGTCTCGATACGGGCCGGGGCGCGGCGATGCGGGACGGGCAGGTCATCTGCCCGAAACACGGCTCGATGTTCGACTCCTGTTCGGGCTACTGCGATAACGGCGAGGCGGCCGACACGACGCTGCCGTCCGTCGATATACGCGTCGACGACGGCGTCGTCTACCTGACCGACGACGACGTCACCTTCGCCCACGAGGGCGGGATCGACGAGGGGGACGACGAGGGCGGCCCGTCATCGACCTCGCACATCGGGTTCTGACCGGGACGCGAGCCCGGCGAAGAGCGCCGTCTCGAAAACGTATTCCGAGCGCTACGACTACGGGCGGCTATGCTCACCTTCATCGGCCTCGGTCTCTACGACGAGAGCTCGATCACCGTCGAGGGCCGGGACGCCCTGCAGGCGGCCGACCGCGTTTACGCCGAGTTCTACACCAGCAAACTGATCGGCACGACGGTCGACGACCTCGAGGCCGCCCACGATATCGAGATCGAGGTCCGGGACCGCGCGGGCGTCGAACAGGAACCGGACGACATGCTCGCGGCAGCCGAAACCGAGGACGTCGCCTTCCTGACGGCCGGAGATACGATGATTTCGACGACCCACGTCGACCTGCGGCTGCGCGCTCACGACCGCGGGATCGAGACGCGCGTGATCCACGGCGTCACCGCCCAGACCGCCACCAGTTCGCTGACAGGCCTACAGAACTACCGGTTCGGCAAAGCGACGACGCTGCCGTTTCCCTACGCCCACGGCGCGGACGGGCTCCCCGCGAGCGTGACCGAAACGATCGATGACAATCAGGACGACGGACTACATACCGTCGTCTACCTCGACATTAAGGCCGAGCGCGAGGAGTACATGACCGCCGACGTCGGTGCGGAACTGATCGCCGAGGAGTACCCCGACCTCGCGGGCGTCGTCGTCGCCCGCGCGGGCAGCCCCGACCCGCTCGTCGAGGCCGGGACCATGGCCGAACTCGCGGACCGGGAGTTCGGCGATCCGCTGCATCTGCTCGTCGTTCCGGGGGAGTGTCACCTGCTCGAGGCCGACGCGCTGGTCGAACTGGCCGGTGCGGACCGAGAGAGCCTCCGCATTGCGTGAGACCGTCGCCCCGTCGATCGAATCGCTCGGACTCGAGACGGCATTCCGTTCGAAACCGAACGCCGGCAGATTTACGGCCGGGGCGGGAAAGGGTGGCCCATGAGCGGTCCGGAGGTCACGGACGACGCGGCTCGCCTCGACGAGTCGGACGCAGCCGACGAGCGGGCCGACTTCGACCGGGAGACGTTCGAGTTGGCCCGCGAGGAACTCCGGACGACGTTCGACTATCAGGTCGAGCGCGTACGGGAGATCGACGAGAAGGCCATCGAGATCCTGAAAGCGAACCTCCTGTTGATCGGGTTGGTCGTCACGGGCGGATCGATCGTCGTCCAGACCGACCTCGACATCGCGCCCTTCATCAACTCCTTTACGATCGCCAGCGCGCTCCTCCTGTTGGTCTCGACAGGGCTCGCCGGTGTGACGTACACGGCCTCGAACCTCCGGGGCGGCATCGACGGCGACGCGGTCGACGCCGCGCTCGCGACGGCTCGAACCGATCCCGCGGCCGACGCGGACCGGTTCGAGGTGCGACTGCTCCGGAGCTACGGGCGGTGGATCGAGTACAACGCCCGGGTGACGGCGGTCAACGACATGTTCGCGACGATCACGGTCCTCATGGTGATCGCCGCGTTCGTCTACGTCGTCGCCGGTATCGCAGTCGGTGCGCTCGGTCCGTCGACCGTCGTCTCGGCGGTCGCCTTCCTCGCACTCACGGCCACACTCCTGTGGCTCGGCGCCTTCGCGTACTACATGGATCACCTCGGCGCGAGCGACGACCGATGGGAGGGCACGTTCGACGGCGTCAGAATCTCGAAGGGCGTGACCCGGAAGCGCGGACTGTCGACGCTGCGATCGATGCGGAGCGAGGGTGCGACCGACGAAGCAGAGGAAGAGCGAGCAGCGGACGCGACCCCGGCGCAAAACGCGAGGTCGTAGGCAAAACGGGCCTGCGAATCGCGGCGGTCATGCCCGGTCCGGCCTCAGCCGTC from Natrinema versiforme includes these protein-coding regions:
- a CDS encoding energy-coupling factor transporter transmembrane protein EcfT; amino-acid sequence: MLTFEPDETVAHRLDPRTKLAVQIGFAATALAHTTPRALLVLSALTAIAVAAANVPLRRTLVAYRFALLVLALAPLIAGATFGPPWIDRSDALASGLASYRVLLILLVSAAYVRSTPVRDSRAAIQRTVPGKPGQILGIGVALVFRFLPVLRGDLRTIREAMAARLGTERGAVDRAGTTAILGLTRAFDRADRLSLALQARCFAWNPTLPPLSFSRADYPVLVLAVVLALSTFY
- a CDS encoding class I SAM-dependent methyltransferase family protein translates to MEVPCVRVALEHGEATRAALADADLIDDGYEIAVEDSRIYIPIADPDGVSDVLEAPEIVPRTVAERESQTTPADLLAFEPTYERLGRAALIDEDDPDRARAIADAILESDLPVETVLNKASKVKGETRVRDWELLAGENTEVVHREYGCEFLLDLSDVYFSPRLATERHRVAEQVTADEHAFDMFAGVGPFVVPFAKRGAECVGVDINPEAVDYLRENARRNGVEDRVTAINDDVRTVTTEYENWADRIVMNLPHSADDFLESAVTLAGDDCTIHYYDIQHEDDPFGPGERAIRAAADPDYEVTVETRHTVRSYAPHELNVCLDVRLER
- a CDS encoding heavy-metal-associated domain-containing protein, giving the protein MDEYTLEVPAMTCEGCEIVITGAVTAVPGVGRVEADAEAGRVTIDGDPSAEPRVRNAIEEAGYDVPE
- a CDS encoding DUF2182 domain-containing protein, translated to MSASLRSGIERATGLVSVDLDRTTAVVAAMFALDALWWLLLYGGHVPMPGMGWLMTDAGIPMAAPGAMERAAFHVGTLKAVLGYAVVWGVMMWAMMQPAMTRFTRSYAAAYQGSAIGATRALVAFLGGYYAVWMASAVVPLLYDGILPGGIYGFTRAHTHAVIGGVLVLTGLYQCSSFKRSYLRTCCANVPAHLDGVLRAVREGLYHGIRCVCTCFGLFFLVMIVVGEMNLVWMVALTGVVTIERLPSWGEEIAVGTGLVSLVAGVIVLIIRPALPLAFTL
- a CDS encoding Rieske (2Fe-2S) protein, which encodes MSVRTRLTTVETVYESRSWLFTIRDQYGEPDEVILVPCEDSVEDGSTSSRPAANDTGRRSAPSEPSVADAPDGGVEAWINRCTHESQRLDTGRGAAMRDGQVICPKHGSMFDSCSGYCDNGEAADTTLPSVDIRVDDGVVYLTDDDVTFAHEGGIDEGDDEGGPSSTSHIGF
- the dph5 gene encoding diphthine synthase — encoded protein: MLTFIGLGLYDESSITVEGRDALQAADRVYAEFYTSKLIGTTVDDLEAAHDIEIEVRDRAGVEQEPDDMLAAAETEDVAFLTAGDTMISTTHVDLRLRAHDRGIETRVIHGVTAQTATSSLTGLQNYRFGKATTLPFPYAHGADGLPASVTETIDDNQDDGLHTVVYLDIKAEREEYMTADVGAELIAEEYPDLAGVVVARAGSPDPLVEAGTMAELADREFGDPLHLLVVPGECHLLEADALVELAGADRESLRIA